A region of Dioscorea cayenensis subsp. rotundata cultivar TDr96_F1 chromosome 5, TDr96_F1_v2_PseudoChromosome.rev07_lg8_w22 25.fasta, whole genome shotgun sequence DNA encodes the following proteins:
- the LOC120261088 gene encoding LOW QUALITY PROTEIN: probable leucine-rich repeat receptor-like protein kinase At5g49770 (The sequence of the model RefSeq protein was modified relative to this genomic sequence to represent the inferred CDS: deleted 1 base in 1 codon) has product MKRMKKMISLGLSFLLVLAQIMLISAATNAQEAAAVYGLGDQWSNTPSNWNSGDPCDDNWVGIHCDNNSHVTSITLSSLGLEGTLTGDIQSLTELGTLDLSYNKGLTGQIPAFIGSLSKLENLILVGCSFSGEIPAEIGSLKQLIFLSLNSNKFSGRIPSTIGNLAKLYWLDLADNLLTDEIPVSDGKNPGLDMLIDTKHFHLGMNQLSGAIPEQLFSSNMKLIHLLLDNNNLTGEIPSTLGLVQSLEVLRLDRNHLSGSVPSNINNLTKVAEMHLSNNDLTGPLPNLTGMISLTYLDMSNNTFDESATPAWFSTLPSLTTLVLEYLRVSGEIPMALFSSSPLQTVRLRNNKFNGTLNIGTAFSSQLELVDVQYNNIELYTEGGGYNNQLILVGNPYCEHEASSPHCLESQQPITPYSTEPQDNCVPVSCPTDQSMSPHCICAYPYSGTFSLRAPSFSYLGNSTYFTRLENDIMNSFRKHQLPVDSVSLNNINTDVDEYLSMHLQVFPSGKLRFEQSDISNIGFILSNQTFKTSKDFGPYFFIGAPYTAFLETSTGGKSSNSKTVIIGVVAGAVVLALILIILLVFLVRHKKKTKNAVEKSQPFESWVVTKRSGDAPQLKGARSFTYEEIRKCTNNFAESNEIGTGGYGKVYKGTLANGQLVAIKRAQQGSMQGGLEFKTEIEMLSRVHHKNLVSLIGFCFDKGEQMLIYEYITNGSLKESLTGKSGVQLDWKRRLRVALGAAKGLAYLHDLADPPIIHRDIKSSNILLDNHLNAKVSDFGLSKPMTDTDKGHVTTQVKGTMGYLDPEYYMSQQLTEKSDVYSFGVLLLELLTARKPIELGRYVVREVRVMMDKGKDLYGLDQLLDPILISSSLGGFCEFIDLALSCVEEEGINRPKMSQVVTELEKIMVLAGMNPIIEAGSTSSSYEATTSKSGGSYHPYGNEAFDYSGGAPSAKVEAK; this is encoded by the exons atgaagaggatgaagaagatgataagtCTTGGATTGTCCTTTTTGCTTGTTCTGGCTcaaattatgttaatttcaGCAGCTACAAATGCTCAAGAAG CTGCTGCTGTCTATGGCCTTGGAGATCAATGGAGTAACACACCTTCCAATTGGAACAGTGGTGATCCTTGCGATGATAATTGGGTTGGAATCCACTGTGACAACAATTCGCATGTTACCTCCAT AACATTATCGAGCTTGGGACTAGAAGGAACACTTACCGGAGATATTCAATCTTTGACTGAGTTAGGAACCTT GGATCTTTCTTACAATAAAGGTTTAACCGGACAAATTCCGGCATTCATTGGGAGTTTGAGCAAGCTTGAGAACTT GATTCTGGTTGGATGCAGTTTTTCCGGTGAAATACCGGCAGAAATAGGCTCGCTAAAGCAGCTGATCTTCTT ATCACTGAATTCTAACAAATTCAGTGGTAGAATACCTTCAACCATCGGTAATCTGGCAAAACTTTATTGGCTTGATTTGGCGGATAATTTGCTTACCGACGAAATCCCTGTGTCGGATGGCAAAAATCCAGGACTCGACATGTTAATTGATACAAAGCACTT CCACTTAGGCATGAATCAACTCTCCGGTGCTATTCCAGAGCAACTTTTCAGCTCAAACATGAAATTGATCCATTT GCTGTTGGACAATAATAATCTTACAGGGGAAATCCCTTCTACTCTAGGACTAGTGCAAAGTCTGGAGGTTCT CCGCCTAGACCGAAATCACCTCTCCGGATCTGTTCCTTCCAACATCAACAACCTCACCAAAGTCGCTGAAAT GCATTTATCTAACAACGACTTGACCGGTCCTTTGCCAAACCTAACAGGAATGAtttctctcacttattt GGATATGAGCAACAATACCTTTGATGAATCAGCTACTCCGGCATGGTTCTCAACCTTACCATCATTGACAACATT AGTGCTCGAGTATTTGAGAGTAAGTGGTGAAATTCCGATGGCCTTATTTAGCTCCTCACCGCTGCAAACGGT GAGGCTGAGGAACAACAAATTCAATGGTACTCTAAATATCGGCACTGCATTCAGCAGCCAACTTGAACTCGTTGATGTGCAATACAACAATATTGAGCTATACACAGAAGGAGGGGGATACAATAACCAATTAAT ATTAGTAGGCAATCCATATTGCGAGCATGAAGCAAGTAGTCCACATTGTCTAGAATCACAGCAACCCATAACTCCATATTCTACAGAACCGCAAGATAATTGCGTGCCAGTTTCTTGTCCTACAGATCAGAGTATGAGTCCTCACTGCATTTGCGCATATCCTTACTCCGGGACTTTTTCCTTAAGAGCTCCATCTTTCTCATATCTTGGGAATTCGACATACTTTACGAGATTAGAAAACGACATCATGAATTCATTCAGGAAGCATCAGCTTCCAGTCGACTCAGTTTCGCTCAATAACATAAATACCGATGTAGACGAGTACTTGAGCATGCACTTGCAAGTGTTTCCATCAGGAAAGTTGAGGTTTGAGCAGTCAGATATTTCTAACATTGGCTTCATTCTCAGCAATCAAACTTTCAAGACAAGCAAGGACTTCGGACCTTACTTTTTTATTGGAGCTCCATACACTGCTTTCCTTG AAACTTCAACTGGAGGAAAATCAAGCAATAGCAAGACAGTGATTATTGGAGTAGTTGCTGGTGCAGTTGTGCTCGCATTGATATTGATCattttgttggtttttcttGTTCGGCACAAGAAAAAGACCAAAAATGCAGTAGAAAAAAGCCAACCTTTCG AATCTTGGGTGGTGACAAAAAGAAGTGGAGATGCACCTCAGTTAAAAGGAGCCAGAAGTTTTACGTACGAGGAAATAAGGAAATGCACCAACAATTTTGCAGAATCAAATGAAATCGGAACTGGAGGTTATGGGAAG GTTTATAAAGGAACTCTTGCAAATGGGCAATTGGTTGCAATCAAAAGAGCTCAGCAAGGGTCTATGCAAGGTGGTCTTGAGTTCAAAACTGAGATTGAGATGCTAAGCAGGGTACACCATAAGAATCTTGTCAGTCTCATTGGTTTTTGCTTTGATAAAGGCGAACAAATGCTTATCTATGAGTATATTACAAATGGAAGCCTGAAAGAAAGTCTAACAG GAAAATCTGGAGTTCAGTTAGACTGGAAAAGGAGACTCCGAGTTGCTCTTGGTGCCGCGAAAGGTCTTGCTTATCTGCATGATCTTGCGGATCCTCCTATAATTCATCGAGATATCAAATCGAGCAACATACTTCTTGACAATCATTTGAATGCCAAAGTTTCTGATTTCGGCTTGTCGAAGCCAATGACAGATACCGACAAGGGTCATGTTACGACACAGGTTAAAGGGACAATG GGGTACCTTGATCCTGAGTATTATATGAGTCAGCAATTGACAGAGAAGAGCGATGTTTATAGCTTCGGTGTGCTATTGTTAGAGCTTTTAACTGCAAGAAAACCGATAGAACTG GGAAGATATGTAGTGAGAGAGGTGAGAGTTATGATGGATAAGGGTAAGGACTTGTATGGCCTTGATCAACTTCTTGACCCAATTTTGATAAGCTCTTCACTTGGAGGCTTTTGTGAATTCATTGACTTGGCCTTGAGTTGTGTTGAAGAAGAAGGAATCAATCGGCCGAAAATGAGCCAAGTAGTGACAGAACTTGAGAAAATCATGGTCTTGGCTGGTATGAACCCAATTATAGAAGCTGGGTCGACATCATCGAGCTATGAGGCTACAACGAGTAAGAGTGGTGGTTCTTACCACCCTTACGGCAATGAGGCTTTTGACTATAGCGGTGGCGCTCCTTCAGCGAAAGTAGAAGCCaagtaa
- the LOC120261493 gene encoding ferric reduction oxidase 6-like: MDEFSAHEPLISNGGFKDLQSKNKPFKLVLVKWLLKSLMWLIFVLWVAVIFFLPSNIVRGLFLIFIQASSQHSFFGITGSVFLLFSVPILILVFLAFIYISVFPSDDFEGRNSKPPRFRLWTFPIIVDGPFGVVSAAEFIGILLFSAYVLYNIIDDSIQNQELIAREFSVTGKERSYLMIELTGLRLGSIGLFCMAFLFLPIARGSVLLRMIDIPFEHATRYHVWLGHLTMALFTLHGLCYVIAWALEGRLIEKILEWKDDEIANLPGVISLLAGLLMWVTSLHPVRKNYFELFFYTHQLYVVFIVFLAMHVGDFIFCMAAGAVFLFILDRFLRFCQSRTTVDIISAACRPCGTIELVFSKPSNLRYNALSFVFLQVRELSWLQWHPFSVSSSPLDGRYHISILIKVLGEWTAKLRDIVSANSDQLQIKKITASVEGPYGHESPYHLMYENLILVAGGIGISPFLAILSDIINRINERRPCLPKNVLIVWAVKKSKELSLISAVNAQSIHSSFSDKLQLDIQAYVTQESVPPLEEGKLHDISSISSFSVINGRNMSCLVGTGNNMWSGMYVVVSTLGLVAIYSLLRVYYIKPFHVSTRWYLGLLFVLMMVAAVTILGGIVVLLWHWAEKRNLKHDESVKIGNEKIDLSLSSDAKVHSKTEGSNLVKLLATRYGCRPDFQEIFNSFSDRVGHVDVGVIVCGPPSLQSTVAKECRSQNIKGKWNHPVFHFNSHSFDL; encoded by the exons ATGGATGAATTCTCAGCTCATGAACCACTAATCTCCAATGGAGGATTTAAGGATTTACAATCAAAAAACAAGCCCTTTAAGCTTGTTCTTGTTAAATGGCTTCTCAAGTCTCTAATGTGGCTGATTTTTGTACTTTGGGTTGCTGTTATATTTTTCCTTCCTTCTAATATTGTCAGGGGTTTGTTCTTAATATTCATCCAGGCTTCTTCTCAACATTCCTTTTTTGGAATCACAG GATCTGTCTTTCTTCTTTTCAGTGTTCCGATACTCATTCTCGTCTTTCTAGCATTTATCTACATCAGTGTTTTTCCAAGCGATGATTTCGA GGGAAGGAATTCTAAGCCACCAAGGTTTCGGTTGTGGACATTCCCTATAATTGTTGATGGACCTTTCGGTGTTGTTTCTGCTGCAGAGTTTATTGGAATACTCCTGTTTTCAGCATATGTTCTCTATAACATTATTGATGATAGCATACAGAATCAAGAGCTCATTGCAAGAGAGTTTTCTGTGACTGGAAAAGAGAGAAG TTACCTGATGATAGAACTTACTGGTCTTCGGCTTGGCTCAATTGGGTTGTTCTGCATGGCATTCTTATTTCTCCCTATTGCAAGGGGTTCGGTTCTTCTCCGAATGATCGATATTCCATTTGAACATGCTACTAGATATCATGTTTGGCTTGGACATCTCACAATGGCTTTATTTACTTTACATGGTTTATGCTATGTCATCGCTTGGGCATTAGAAGGACGTCTAATTGAAAAG ATTCTAGAGTGGAAAGATGATGAAATTGCTAATCTTCCTGGTGTAATAAGCTTGTTAGCTGGTCTGTTAATGTGGGTGACATCTCTTCATCCTGTGAGAAAGAACTACTTTGAGCTCTTCTTCTACACTCATCAACTATATGTTGTATTCATCGTCTTCTTAGCGATGCATGTTGGAGACTTCATTTTCTGCATGGCAGCCGGAGCGGTATTCCTTTTCATACTAGATCGTTTTCTGAGGTTCTGTCAATCTCGAACAACTGTTGATATCATTTCAGCGGCATGCCGTCCTTGTGGAACTATAGAATTGGTCTTTTCAAAGCCATCAA ATCTTCGGTACAATGCTCTCAGTTTTGTTTTCCTTCAAGTGAGGGAATTATCATGGCTTCAATGGCATCCCTTCAGTGTTTCATCGAGTCCTTTGGATGGTCGTTACCATATCTCGATTCTTATAAAGGTTCTCGGCGAATGGACGGCGAAACTGAGAGACATTGTTTCAGCGAACTCAGATCaacttcaaattaaaaaaattacagctTCTGTTGAAGGACCTTATGGACATGAATCTCCTTACCACTTGAT GTACGAAAATCTTATTCTGGTAGCTGGAGGCATTGGAATTTCACCATTCTTGGCCATATTAAGTGATATCATTAATCGGATAAATGAGAGAAGGCCTTGTTTACCAAAGAATGTGTTAATTGTTTGGGCTGTTAAAAAATCAAAGGAGCTTTCTCTTATTTCTGCTGTCAATGCACAATCCATCCACTCTTCTTTTTCTGATAAATTGCAGCTGGACATTCAAGCTTATGTAACTCAAGAATCAGTACCACCTTTG GAAGAAGGAAAACTTCATGACATATCAAGCATATCATCCTTCTCTGTGATAAATGGTCGAAACATGTCATGTTTGGTTGGTACCGGAAACAATATGTGGTCGGGAATGTATGTTGTTGTCTCTACACTTGGCCTCGTCGCAATCTACAGTTTGCTCCGAGTATATTACATTAAACCTTTCCATGTATCTACTCGGTGGTACCTGGGACTTCTCTTTGTGTTAATGATGGTTGCTGCTGTTACCATACTTGGAGgcattgttgttttgttatggCATTGGGCAGAGAAGAGGAACTTGAAACATGATGAATCGGTGAAAATTGGTAATGAAAAAATTGACTTGAGCTTGTCTAGTGATGCAAAGGTACATTCCAAGACTGAAGGATCAAACCTTGTTAAACTGCTTGCAACTCGTTATGGATGTCGGCCTGATTTTCAAG AAATTTTCAATTCTTTTTCGGACCGTGTCGGGCATGTTGATGTAGGCGTGATCGTCTGCGGACCACCAAGTCTTCAATCAACTGTGGCCAAAGAATGCAGGTCACAGAACATCAAGGGCAAATGGAACCATCCAGTCTTCCATTTCAACAGCCACAGCTTTGATCTCTAG
- the LOC120259888 gene encoding protein FAR1-RELATED SEQUENCE 9-like: MTSTQRSESINSFCDAFVNAQTPLDEFVIQYDKALFARRNDEENEDFKTLNSIANYYTSHPIEKHAREVYTRAVFNIFQVELQESDSMLAERVRDGSENAKYIICNETFMFSKDCIEDGKPSATCSCKKFEREGVLCRHILKIFKKKKEVAKVPKRYMLRLWTMDARYRSSVMMVETCNNAFTPLMKWNAQSISSLEMYEKIMTKLKDIFEILGEMSSAPEHRSCTEQNDENQEIIGSSSCLALSSEDNVCGSNISILDPKSIKSTGRPRVNTRIESTIDLQLSAKRKKKLVVDVEERGHVNIFGLPELHHEDDLSSTAVMQKSVENEADVAKLFLDRNQMGWNENTQVQLNAIWEV, encoded by the exons ATGACTTCTACACAACGTAGTGAAAGTATCAACTCATTTTGTGATGCCTTTGTTAATGCACAAACTCCATTGGATGAGTTTGTTATTCAGTATGATAAGGCTTTGTTTGCTCGacgaaatgatgaagaaaatgaagacttCAAGACATTGAACTCTATAGCTAACTATTACACAAGTCATCCAATTGAGAAGCATGCAAGAGAAGTATACACAAGAGCTGTGTTTAATATCTTTCAAGTAGAATTGCAAGAAAGTGATAGTATGCTTGCCGAACGGGTTCGAGATGGGTCCgaaaatgcaaaatatataatttgtaatgAAACTTTTATGTTTAGCAAAGATTGTATTGAAGATGGGAAACCTTCCGCTACATGCTCTTGTAAGAAGTTTGAAAGAGAAGGTGTGTTGTGTCGccatatattgaaaatatttaaaaaaaaaaaagaggttgcAAAGGTTCCTAAAAGATATATGCTACGCCTTTGGACTATGGATGCAAGATATAGGTCAAGTGTTATGATGGTTGAGACATGCAACAATGCCTTCACACCCTTGATGAAGTGGAATGCACAATCTATATCATCCTTAGAGATGTATGAGAAAATTATGACTAAGCTTAAAGACATTTTTGAAATTCTTGGTGAAATGTCTAGTGCACCAGAACATAGATCATGCACCGAGCAAAATGATGAAAATCAAGAGATTATTGGTTCTTCTTCTTGCCTTGCCTTATCAAGTGAAGATAATGTTTGTGGGTCAAACATTAGTATTCTTGATCCAAAATCTATCAAGAGCACAGGTCGACCAAGAGTGAATACGAGGATTGAGTCCACCATCGACCTCCAATTATCagctaagagaaaaaaaaaacttgtagtAGATGTGGAGGAAAGG GGCCATGTCAATATTTTTGGACTGCCTGAATTACATCATGAAGATGATTTGAGTTCAACAGCAGTAATGCAGAAATCAGTTGAAAATGAAGCAGATGTAGCAAAGCTG TTTCTGGATCGGAATCAAATGGGTTGGAATGAGAATACCCAGGTTCAGCTGAATGCTATTTGGGAAGTGTAG
- the LOC120261089 gene encoding uncharacterized protein LOC120261089 has protein sequence MPSMEDYHLKKPLPTQTPTRTKLKILLLIISTNLLSIYLFSGDLNHWKNYAPRIHLWDTELLLHELNSTQSKLTQSQRQLSDLHRRLATSNSLLESLLSDLGRVHGDKASKEELDGWRDELFGELKLAVGPHKLPLGFTANLGSDEIFPALGSACRRHQEELIEYMTYNVGDECPSDDVFAQRLMLKGCEPLPRRRCHPASPEGYVEPAPFPESLWTIPPDTSITWDAYTCKNYSCLVHRNREKGSYDCKDCFDLNGREKVRWLSENGGLDYGIDSVLSLRKPGTIRIGLDIGGGSGTFAARMRERNVTIVTSTMNFDGPFNSFIASRGLVPMHISVANRLPFFDNTLDIVHSMHVLSNWIPDIMLEFALFDIYRVLRPGGLFWLDHFFCIGTQLNSTYVPMFDRIGFNKLRWTAGRKLDRGIEKNEWYLSALLEKPMT, from the coding sequence ATGCCTTCCATGGAGGACTACCATCTCAAGAAACCTCTCCCAACCCAAACTCCAACAAGAACAAAGCTCAAGATCCTTCTCTTGATCATCTCTACCAACCTCCTCTCCATATACCTCTTCTCCGGCGACCTCAACCACTGGAAAAACTATGCCCCAAGAATCCATCTTTGGGACACTGAACTTCTTCTCCATGAACTCAACTCAACTCAATCCAAGCTCACTCAAAGCCAAAGACAACTTTCCGACCTTCACCGCCGACTAGCCACCTCCAattctcttttagaatctcttcTCTCCGATCTTGGTCGTGTGCATGGTGACAAAGCTTCAAAAGAGGAGTTAGACGGATGGAGAGACGAGCTTTTCGGCGAGCTAAAGCTGGCCGTAGGACCTCATAAGCTGCCTCTTGGCTTCACTGCCAACCTTGGCTCTGATGAGATCTTTCCAGCTCTTGGCTCAGCTTGCCGGCGCCACCAAGAGGAACTCATTGAATACATGACTTATAATGTTGGTGATGAATGTCCTAGTGATGATGTTTTTGCTCAGAGGTTGATGCTCAAAGGCTGTGAGCCTTTGCCTCGCCGGCGCTGCCACCCTGCCTCACCTGAAGGCTATGTCGAGCCCGCTCCCTTCCCGGAAAGCTTATGGACTATCCCTCCGGACACCAGCATCACTTGGGATGCCTACACTTGCAAGAATTATTCTTGTTTAGTTCATAGAAACAGAGAAAAAGGTTCTTATGATTGCAAGGATTGCTTTGATCTTAATGGCAGGGAGAAAGTCCGGTGGCTTTCCGAAAATGGGGGTCTTGATTATGGTATTGATAGTGTGTTGAGCTTGAGGAAACCGGGTACGATACGTATCGGTCTTGACATCGGTGGTGGCAGTGGAACATTTGCGGCGAGGATGAGGGAAAGGAATGTGACTATTGTTACTAGTACTATGAATTTTGATGGCCCTTTTAATAGCTTCATCGCGTCGAGAGGGCTTGTGCCGATGCATATCAGTGTAGCTAATCGGTTGCCGTTCTTTGATAACACGCTCGATATTGTGCATTCGATGCATGTGTTGAGTAATTGGATTCCTGACATTATGCTCGAGTTTGCGCTGTTTGATATTTATAGAGTGTTGAGGCCAGGGGGATTGTTCTGGCTTGATCACTTTTTCTGCATTGGCACTCAGTTGAACAGCACTTATGTTCCGATGTTTGATCGAATTGGGTTCAATAAGCTGCGGTGGACTGCTGGAAGGAAGCTCGATCGGGGGATCGAAAAGAATGAATGGTACCTCTCTGCTCTGCTTGAAAAACCAATGACTTGA
- the LOC120260505 gene encoding phenylacetaldehyde reductase, whose amino-acid sequence MASLEKRVLVTGANGFIGSWLVRALLAKGYSISASVYPGSSTAHLRALPGGADPKRLVFHEADLLDAAALAVAAEGCGAGVFHVASPCSLEDPKDPENELIRPAVEGTVNVLEAARKVGARRVVLMSSISAMIPNPGWAKAHPGRAFDEDSWTDLDYCKANKKWYAVSKTIAEKEAWKYAEKYGLDIVAINPSTCLGPLLQPGLNASSAVLQQLLQGSTNDQGDYWLGCVHVRDVADALIMLLEKPNASGRHLCTNGIYQFKDFAEIVTKVCPGYNVTRFVGETQPGLVSRKDAAKKLIDLGMAFTPVEDAIKESEESMRENGLLSKPSNNTN is encoded by the exons ATGGCGTCGCTGGAGAAGCGGGTTCTAGTCACCGGTGCCAATGGCTTCATCGGCTCATGGCTTGTGCGGGCACTCCTAGCCAAGGGCTACTCCATCTCCGCCTCCGTGTATCCCGGCTCGTCGACGGCGCATCTCCGGGCACTCCCGGGTGGCGCCGATCCTAAGCGGTTGGTGTTTCACGAGGCGGATCTCCTTGACGCAGCGGCACTTGCTGTGGCGGCGGAGGGGTGTGGCGCGGGGGTGTTCCATGTGGCGTCCCCTTGCTCGCTGGAGGACCCGAAGGATCCTGAGAATGAGCTGATCCGGCCGGCGGTGGAAGGCACTGTTAATGTGCTTGAGGCCGCGAGGAAGGTCGGGGCGCGCAGGGTCGTGCTCATGTCGTCGATCTCGGCGATGATTCCGAACCCTGGGTGGGCGAAGGCGCATCCTGGCCGAGCTTTTGATGAGGATTCCTGGACTGATCTTGATTATTGCAAGGCAAACAAG AAATGGTATGCTGTATCAAAGACAATTGCTGAGAAGGAGGCATGGAAATATGCAGAGAAATATGGGTTGGATATTGTGGCAATTAACCCATCTACTTGCCTTGGCCCCCTTTTGCAGCCAGGTCTCAATGCAAGCTCTGCTGTTCTCCAACAACTCTTACAAG GGTCAACGAATGATCAGGGAGATTATTGGCTTGGTTGCGTACATGTCCGGGATGTTGCTGATGCTCTGATTATGCTCTTGGAGAAACCAAATGCTTCAGGAAGACACCTGTGCACCAATGGAATATACCAATTCAAGGACTTTGCTGAAATAGTCACGAAGGTGTGTCCTGGATACAATGTGACCAG GTTTGTGGGCGAAACCCAACCCGGCCTAGTTTCACGCAAAGATGCAGCAAAGAAGCTGATTGATCTCGGCATGGCATTTACACCAGTTGAGGATGCAATTAAGGAATCCGAGGAAAGCATGAGAGAAAACGGCCTTCTCAGCAAGCCAAGTAACAACACAAATTAA